A window of the Eschrichtius robustus isolate mEscRob2 chromosome 5, mEscRob2.pri, whole genome shotgun sequence genome harbors these coding sequences:
- the DLX2 gene encoding homeobox protein DLX-2: MTGVFDSLVADMHSTQITASSTYHQQQQPPSGGGAGPGGSNGSSLHKPQESPTLPVSTATDSSYYTNQQHPAGSGGGGGAGGSPYAHMGSYQYHASGLNNVPYSAKSGYDLGYTAAYTSYAPYGTSSSPANNEPEKEDLEPEIRIVNGKPKKVRKPRTIYSSFQLAALQRRFQKTQYLALPERAELAASLGLTQTQVKIWFQNRRSKFKKMWKSGEIPSEQHPGASASPPCASPPASAPTSWDFGAPQRMGGGGGPGSGGSGAGSSGSSPSSAASAFLGNYPWYHQASGSASHLQAAAPLLHPAQTPQPHHHHHQHHHGGGGAPVSAGTIF, encoded by the exons ATGACTGGAGTCTTTGACAGTCTGGTGGCTGATATGCACTCGACCCAGATCACGGCCTCCAGCACGTACCACCAGCAACAGCAGCCCCCGAGCGGCGGCGGCGCTGGCCCCGGCGGCAGCAACGGCAGCAGCCTCCACAAGCCTCAGGAGTCGCCCACACTCCCGGTGTCCACAGCTACAGACAGCAGCTACTACACCAACCAGCAACACCCggcgggcagcggcggcggcggcggcgctgggGGCTCGCCCTACGCGCACATGGGCTCCTACCAGTACCACGCCAGCGGCCTCAACAACGTCCCTTATTCAGCCAAGAGCGGCTACGACCTGGGCTACACCGCCGCCTACACCTCCTACGCGCCCTACGGGACCAGTTCGTCCCCGGCCAACAACGAACCTG AGAAAGAGGACCTCGAACCTGAAATCCGGATAGTAAACGGGAAGCCAAAGAAAGTCCGGAAACCCCGAACCATCTACTCCAGTTTCCAGCTGGCGGCTCTTCAGCGGCGTTTCCAAAAGACTCAGTACCTGGCACTGCCCGAGCGAGCTGAGCTGGCGGCGTCTCTGGGCCTCACCCAGACTCAG GTCAAAATCTGGTTCCAGAACCGCCGATCCAAGTTCAAGAAAATGTGGAAGAGCGGTGAGATCCCTTCGGAGCAGCACCCGGGGGCCAGCGCCTCGCCACCTTGTGCTTCGCCGCCGGCCTCGGCGCCGACCTCCTGGGACTTCGGCGCGCCGCAGCGGATggggggcggcggcggcccgggcagcggcggcagcggcgCGGGCAGCTCCGGCTCCAGCCCGAGCAGCGCCGCCTCGGCTTTCCTGGGAAACTACCCGTGGTACCACCAGGCCTCGGGCTCCGCTTCGCACCTGCAGGCCGCTGCGCCGCTGCTGCACCCGGCGCAGACCCCGCAgccgcaccaccaccaccaccagcaccaccacggCGGCGGGGGCGCCCCGGTGAGCGCCGGGACGATTTTCTAA